A section of the Leptospira terpstrae serovar Hualin str. LT 11-33 = ATCC 700639 genome encodes:
- a CDS encoding sigma-54-dependent transcriptional regulator — MQKMIYILDDETEIRKSLRVILEDEDYSVEDFANGKALLKALAKERPSLVLLDVWVGKEDGLTILDECKKLYPGLPIVMISGHGTIELAVNATKKGAVDFLEKPLSIEKVIQTIESALEKTKDTEIPEFQLEVDEILGESSSIQRVKFAIFQAAQTNARVFIFGENGTGKELTARAIHQNSKRKNEPYIEFNCASVPEDTLEQELFGFESVGNDGNKDIKIGSWESAQNGTLFLDEVCDLTPALQSKVLKAILEQKLDRVGGKDSIAVDVRIIAATNSNIEEAIREGRFREDLYYALSVIPMELPPLRERNQDIPLLAEYYLKKSITENNLSLKTIDREGLDTLTSHFWPGNVRELGNILERLSILVPGDTIRAKDVKEALHGFKKANEMVARGDLKHAKEEFERQYIIKTLQICEGNVTRTSKALGIERTHLYRKLRSLNISVEQLNEG, encoded by the coding sequence ATGCAGAAAATGATATATATTTTAGATGATGAAACTGAAATTCGAAAATCGTTACGTGTGATTTTGGAAGATGAAGATTATTCGGTAGAAGATTTTGCGAATGGAAAGGCTTTACTCAAAGCTTTAGCAAAGGAGAGGCCTTCCCTTGTTTTATTAGATGTATGGGTGGGAAAAGAAGACGGACTAACCATTTTGGATGAGTGTAAAAAACTTTATCCAGGGTTGCCAATTGTAATGATTTCTGGACATGGAACCATCGAACTTGCAGTGAATGCTACCAAAAAAGGAGCCGTTGATTTTTTAGAAAAACCACTATCGATTGAAAAAGTAATCCAAACAATCGAATCTGCTTTAGAAAAAACAAAGGATACGGAAATTCCAGAATTTCAATTGGAAGTGGATGAAATTTTGGGAGAATCTTCTTCCATTCAAAGAGTGAAGTTTGCGATTTTCCAGGCGGCACAGACCAATGCTCGTGTATTTATTTTTGGTGAAAACGGAACCGGTAAGGAATTAACGGCGAGGGCCATCCATCAAAACTCCAAACGTAAAAATGAACCTTATATTGAGTTTAACTGTGCATCGGTTCCTGAAGATACCTTAGAACAAGAGTTATTTGGTTTTGAGTCGGTAGGAAATGATGGCAACAAAGACATTAAAATCGGGAGCTGGGAATCCGCACAAAATGGAACTTTATTTTTAGATGAGGTTTGTGATTTAACTCCCGCCTTACAATCAAAAGTTTTAAAAGCAATTTTAGAACAAAAATTGGACAGAGTCGGTGGAAAAGATTCAATTGCAGTCGATGTGAGAATCATTGCCGCTACCAATTCCAATATAGAAGAAGCCATCCGTGAAGGTCGGTTTCGAGAAGACTTATATTATGCTTTAAGTGTCATTCCTATGGAATTACCACCTCTTCGAGAGAGAAACCAGGACATTCCTCTCCTTGCCGAATACTATTTAAAAAAATCCATTACTGAGAACAATCTTTCTCTAAAAACCATTGATAGGGAAGGACTTGATACACTTACATCACATTTTTGGCCTGGAAATGTAAGGGAACTTGGAAATATTTTAGAAAGGCTTAGTATTTTAGTTCCAGGGGATACGATCCGGGCAAAGGATGTTAAGGAAGCTTTGCATGGATTTAAAAAAGCCAATGAAATGGTAGCGCGTGGGGATTTAAAACATGCGAAAGAAGAGTTTGAACGTCAATACATTATTAAAACATTACAAATTTGCGAAGGGAATGTGACTCGGACTTCCAAAGCTTTAGGAATTGAACGCACACATTTATACAGAAAATTACGTTCCTTAAATATTTCCGTGGAACAATTGAACGAAGGTTAG
- a CDS encoding LIC_11548 family sensor histidine kinase: protein MPLRFFKILPRLSDENRYYLRDIFIFFLTLAVSVGFSELVFFRQEEDISFFSKLDTYVFILIPFFILSLILSYVYRNKRNRETGKIRSSIRYRLTLAFLFVALVPSLPIFILSSNLTGRLIEGFYRVDISNALRSANLIIQNEEKEIEAEFIEKVSILRSRLHGLKTDGYTVFQKGVENGLFEKNEYYLGFAETGKLSFESRGLFRNIEGLEFIESNQPGIFVSRLYLNDRSYILCRFPLEHGTEVYVGQRIHQGMEADVQNIVNATSTYEKVSLWKEKIPFSVRITIASFSFAMFLIAILFSFLFARRISRPIINLANATKKVSLGESDIRLEKTEEGEMGILIDSFNQMVSDLDAKSEELMHTQRIAAWKEVAQRMAHEIKNPLTPIQLSAQRIQRKFQNPKSENLESVIFDATETIIGQVRVLEHLVKEFSEFARMPVPFLINQNLNPILEEAVALFKDTTDIEFELKLAENLPEVFLDKRLFLGVINNLIKNAVEAIQSSENSKEEMDILSLKRKKIRIMSKLQKKALRKSIVIEIDDSGPGLKQEWREKIFEPYFSTKEKHGSGIGLAIVQKTIIDHHGHISVENSKLGGCKFRIELPLDSH, encoded by the coding sequence ATGCCACTTAGATTTTTTAAGATTCTGCCTCGGTTGTCTGATGAAAACAGATACTATTTACGTGATATTTTCATCTTTTTTCTTACCCTAGCAGTTTCCGTTGGTTTTTCTGAATTAGTTTTTTTTAGACAAGAGGAAGACATATCCTTTTTCTCTAAACTAGATACTTATGTATTTATCCTCATTCCTTTCTTTATCTTATCTTTAATTTTAAGTTATGTTTACCGCAATAAACGAAATCGGGAAACAGGAAAAATTAGAAGCTCAATTCGTTACAGACTCACACTTGCTTTTTTATTCGTGGCACTTGTTCCATCACTACCAATTTTTATTCTTTCCTCTAATTTAACGGGAAGACTGATTGAAGGTTTTTATCGTGTCGATATTTCCAATGCCCTTCGTTCTGCAAATTTGATAATTCAAAATGAAGAAAAAGAAATTGAGGCCGAGTTTATTGAAAAGGTGAGTATTTTGCGATCTAGGTTGCATGGACTAAAAACAGATGGATATACCGTTTTTCAGAAGGGAGTGGAAAATGGACTCTTTGAAAAGAATGAATATTATTTGGGTTTTGCAGAAACTGGGAAACTTAGTTTCGAATCAAGAGGTTTGTTTCGTAATATTGAGGGTCTTGAGTTTATAGAATCGAACCAACCTGGAATTTTTGTCAGTCGATTGTACTTAAATGACCGGTCTTATATTCTTTGCCGATTTCCTTTGGAACATGGAACAGAAGTATATGTGGGTCAAAGAATTCATCAAGGTATGGAGGCAGATGTTCAAAATATTGTGAATGCTACCTCTACCTATGAAAAAGTAAGTCTTTGGAAAGAGAAAATTCCATTTAGTGTTCGAATTACCATAGCCTCTTTTTCTTTTGCAATGTTTCTGATCGCAATTTTATTTTCTTTTCTATTTGCTCGTAGAATTTCTAGACCTATCATCAATTTGGCGAATGCAACCAAAAAAGTTTCCCTTGGAGAATCCGACATTCGATTGGAAAAAACAGAAGAAGGAGAAATGGGAATTCTCATCGATAGTTTCAACCAAATGGTCAGCGACTTAGATGCAAAATCGGAAGAACTCATGCACACACAGAGAATTGCCGCTTGGAAAGAAGTGGCTCAACGTATGGCTCATGAAATCAAAAATCCTTTAACACCGATTCAGCTTTCCGCTCAACGAATCCAACGTAAATTTCAAAATCCTAAATCAGAAAATTTAGAATCAGTCATTTTTGATGCGACGGAAACTATCATTGGTCAAGTGCGCGTATTGGAGCATTTAGTAAAAGAATTTAGTGAATTTGCTCGGATGCCAGTGCCCTTCCTTATCAACCAAAACTTAAATCCAATTTTGGAAGAAGCTGTCGCTCTATTTAAAGATACAACAGACATAGAGTTTGAATTGAAACTGGCCGAAAATTTACCGGAAGTATTTCTCGATAAACGACTGTTTTTGGGTGTTATTAATAACTTAATCAAAAATGCAGTTGAGGCGATCCAATCTTCAGAAAATTCCAAAGAAGAAATGGATATCTTAAGCCTCAAACGGAAGAAAATCCGAATCATGTCAAAATTACAAAAGAAAGCACTTCGAAAGTCTATTGTGATAGAAATTGATGATTCTGGACCTGGTTTAAAACAGGAATGGCGGGAAAAAATCTTTGAACCTTATTTCTCTACTAAGGAAAAACATGGATCTGGGATTGGTCTTGCTATCGTACAAAAAACAATCATTGATCATCATGGCCATATTTCCGTAGAAAATTCGAAGTTAGGTGGTTGTAAATTTAGAATTGAACTTCCTTTGGATAGTCACTAA
- a CDS encoding HPr family phosphocarrier protein — translation MKQIQLKIREDSSGLHARPASLFVKVAASFPCEIFVVKDDIEVNGKSIMGLMMLALGPGSVFSVKADGKREEEALLALEVLVGRNFEINAT, via the coding sequence TTGAAACAAATCCAATTAAAGATTAGAGAAGACAGTAGTGGACTTCATGCAAGACCAGCCTCATTATTTGTTAAGGTGGCTGCGAGTTTCCCATGTGAAATTTTTGTAGTCAAAGATGACATAGAAGTGAATGGGAAATCGATTATGGGCCTTATGATGTTAGCGTTAGGTCCTGGCTCAGTTTTTTCTGTAAAAGCGGATGGTAAACGAGAAGAGGAGGCACTTCTTGCTTTAGAAGTTTTGGTTGGGCGAAATTTTGAAATCAATGCCACTTAG
- the hprK gene encoding HPr(Ser) kinase/phosphatase gives MPVPGITVDTILRDHEDLQLVLITGEAGLTNRINNAEINRPGLSLTGFFDFFANDRIQILGKGEWAYLNSLSEDKLHEITEKFFEFHLNCIIYTHGNEPQIPFVERAKSKGIPLFKTEIATHRFITLISQILDRALAPRTMRHGVLIEVFGIGTLLTGRSGVGKSETALELIERGHRLVADDMVEIRRLSESYLIGSCSDLLRHHMEIRGLGILNIKDLFGVGSVRDHKLIELIINLKEWEEQTSGEYERTGIEQSMEEILGVSVPYIEIPVKPGRNIPIIVETAAMNQRLRKMGKNSAKEFSNKLNTYIQQSSIETNPIKD, from the coding sequence ATGCCAGTTCCTGGGATCACTGTTGACACGATTTTAAGAGATCACGAAGATCTACAATTAGTTTTGATCACCGGAGAAGCCGGTCTAACAAACCGCATCAACAACGCAGAAATCAATCGACCGGGACTCTCCCTTACCGGTTTTTTTGATTTTTTTGCGAATGATCGTATTCAGATTTTAGGCAAAGGGGAATGGGCTTATCTCAATTCTCTTTCAGAAGATAAACTTCACGAAATTACAGAGAAATTTTTCGAATTCCATTTAAATTGTATTATTTATACCCATGGCAATGAACCACAAATTCCTTTTGTCGAAAGAGCAAAATCCAAAGGAATTCCTCTTTTTAAAACTGAAATTGCTACACATCGTTTTATCACTCTTATCTCGCAAATTTTAGATAGAGCACTGGCTCCGCGAACCATGCGCCATGGGGTTCTCATTGAAGTTTTTGGAATTGGAACTTTACTGACTGGACGCTCCGGTGTTGGAAAGAGTGAGACGGCACTTGAACTGATTGAACGTGGTCACAGGCTTGTGGCAGATGATATGGTTGAGATTCGTCGTCTAAGCGAAAGTTATTTGATTGGTTCTTGTTCTGATTTACTTCGTCATCATATGGAAATTAGAGGACTCGGGATTTTAAACATCAAAGATTTATTTGGTGTTGGTTCTGTTCGAGATCACAAACTTATTGAACTGATAATCAATTTAAAAGAATGGGAAGAACAAACTTCTGGCGAGTATGAAAGGACAGGAATCGAACAAAGTATGGAAGAAATTCTTGGAGTTTCCGTTCCCTATATTGAAATTCCAGTCAAACCAGGAAGGAATATTCCCATCATTGTAGAAACAGCGGCGATGAACCAACGTTTGCGTAAAATGGGTAAAAATAGCGCAAAAGAATTTTCGAATAAACTAAATACCTACATACAACAGAGTTCCATTGAAACAAATCCAATTAAAGATTAG
- the rpoN gene encoding RNA polymerase factor sigma-54, with product MKLGASLSQRQTQKLVMTQDLRQSIELLSLSTLELSDKIQNELLENPLLDEVGVDEKTKMPELFSIDEVKRLEKLNHEKSTDVNWQDSYSLEGPRSYDTEASDRNQKYIESSTRGETLEEHLLNQLRLIKLTKLEFEIGEVLISMIDDKGFITDDLAIVSKEMGYSESKVRRVLQVVNELDPIGIGAKDMQETLLIQGKILFPDNTLLHQLIGEFLSDLEKVDYKKIAKNLKITEEEILTLARLIKKLEPYPATTYQGRKVDYVVADVVVKEVGSEFNIFINDEWLPKLSIQEEYRELLNHKLPPKEKEYFQTKYSSAQWLIRSIQQRRQTLQRVVSCIIDFQVDFFRGGIGFIKPLTLKEVAEKLNLHESTISRITTNKYIQTTWGIFELKWFFSSGVKSSEGGKESSKKIHEIIRNLVKDEDENNPLSDQDIVELMEKKGIEIARRTVAKYRKVLRILPSNERKRISSLKG from the coding sequence ATGAAACTAGGGGCTTCACTTTCACAACGCCAAACGCAAAAATTAGTGATGACCCAGGACTTACGTCAGTCCATTGAACTTTTGTCTCTATCTACATTAGAACTTTCTGATAAAATACAAAACGAACTTTTGGAAAATCCACTTTTAGATGAAGTCGGTGTGGATGAAAAAACCAAAATGCCAGAACTTTTTTCGATCGATGAAGTAAAACGATTAGAGAAGTTAAATCATGAAAAAAGTACAGATGTTAATTGGCAAGATTCCTATTCCTTGGAAGGACCCAGGTCTTATGATACTGAAGCCAGTGACAGAAATCAAAAATACATCGAATCGTCTACTCGTGGTGAAACCTTAGAAGAACATTTGTTAAACCAACTTCGACTCATCAAACTCACTAAATTGGAATTTGAAATTGGAGAAGTTCTCATCAGTATGATTGATGATAAAGGATTTATTACTGACGATTTGGCAATTGTCTCCAAAGAAATGGGTTATTCTGAATCTAAAGTTAGGCGAGTATTGCAGGTAGTCAATGAACTCGATCCCATTGGGATTGGTGCGAAGGATATGCAAGAAACTCTTCTTATTCAAGGGAAAATCCTTTTTCCTGATAATACACTTTTGCACCAGTTGATTGGTGAGTTTTTATCTGATTTAGAAAAAGTAGATTATAAAAAAATAGCAAAAAATCTAAAAATCACAGAAGAAGAAATTTTAACTTTAGCGAGACTTATAAAAAAATTAGAACCATATCCTGCCACAACCTACCAAGGTCGCAAAGTGGATTATGTGGTCGCAGATGTAGTTGTGAAAGAAGTTGGCAGTGAGTTTAATATTTTTATAAACGATGAATGGTTGCCAAAATTATCTATCCAAGAAGAATACCGTGAACTTCTCAATCACAAACTCCCGCCCAAAGAGAAAGAATATTTTCAAACCAAATACAGCTCAGCCCAGTGGCTCATTCGTTCCATCCAACAAAGAAGACAAACCTTACAACGGGTAGTGAGTTGTATTATTGATTTCCAAGTAGATTTTTTTCGGGGTGGGATTGGATTTATCAAACCACTCACTTTAAAAGAAGTAGCTGAGAAATTAAATTTACATGAGTCTACAATTTCTCGCATAACAACAAATAAATACATTCAAACTACTTGGGGTATATTTGAGTTAAAATGGTTTTTTTCTTCCGGGGTAAAATCTTCAGAAGGTGGAAAAGAAAGCTCCAAAAAGATCCATGAAATCATTAGAAATTTGGTGAAAGACGAAGATGAGAACAATCCTTTATCAGACCAAGACATCGTTGAACTAATGGAGAAAAAAGGAATTGAAATTGCCCGTCGGACAGTTGCAAAGTATAGAAAGGTCTTAAGAATCCTTCCTTCTAACGAGAGGAAACGGATCAGTTCTCTAAAGGGGTAA
- the lptB gene encoding LPS export ABC transporter ATP-binding protein yields MENLVKIYNKRKVVDGVSFYIQKGEIVGLLGPNGAGKTTSFYMSVGFVTPDEGHVFIDNEDLTKAPMHIRARMGVGYLAQEASIFRKLTVAENLEAILETMNLPGDEIIRRRDELLMELQIMRVANQKGYTLSGGERRRCEIARALVTNPDFILLDEPFAGVDPIAVKDIQNVIQSLKDRGLGILITDHNVRETLKITDRAYIMYSGRILISGTADDLINDPETRRIYLGEDFKL; encoded by the coding sequence ATGGAAAACTTGGTAAAAATCTATAACAAACGTAAGGTTGTAGATGGGGTCAGTTTTTATATTCAAAAAGGTGAAATTGTTGGTCTTCTTGGTCCCAATGGAGCCGGAAAAACGACCAGTTTTTATATGAGTGTGGGCTTTGTCACACCTGACGAAGGTCATGTGTTTATTGATAACGAAGACCTTACCAAAGCACCCATGCACATTCGGGCAAGAATGGGGGTTGGGTATTTGGCTCAAGAAGCAAGTATCTTTCGTAAACTCACAGTTGCCGAAAACTTAGAGGCCATTTTGGAAACTATGAATCTCCCAGGAGATGAAATAATTCGCCGTCGCGATGAACTTCTTATGGAACTTCAAATTATGCGTGTGGCTAACCAAAAAGGATACACTCTTTCTGGGGGAGAGAGAAGGCGCTGCGAAATTGCTAGAGCTCTTGTGACCAATCCCGATTTTATTCTTTTAGATGAACCATTTGCTGGTGTGGATCCGATTGCGGTAAAGGACATTCAAAACGTAATCCAATCATTAAAGGACAGAGGACTTGGGATTTTGATCACAGACCATAATGTGAGAGAAACATTGAAAATTACTGACAGAGCCTATATCATGTATAGTGGCCGGATTCTCATATCAGGAACTGCTGATGATTTAATTAACGATCCAGAAACGAGACGAATATACTTGGGTGAGGATTTTAAACTTTAA
- a CDS encoding LptA/OstA family protein, which produces MKKQILMLFFTVSFLQANPSPIPVLYGSEDLLKKENPIFIENKKKENKDKIPVLWGGSSLTQEERTINGIPMKVFILGGGAYIMHKTIKLSAREIEIIGEDALIGNLKGQVVVEDFQNGVTLTATKGIYNKMGGTVSLENHPVLTQKKDGKVVKIQCQSIVRYLEEAKTTLAGKVVVTSDEFQVFGEDAVFSEKEDRIDLAGEPFLFSENRFLIGRTLSYFVKEGSIQLDGDATIYQVSYENKKDKEKDTTTKERVVTLFTGKTLTHQNKGKDTITSMNGDAFMYKKSSEFKANLLESRRNNKDIKATGNVSYLDRENAYRMEGGLLSYDKEKGYSYLTENPRIVFLDKKELKERGQLTSVFLERFDERFETVARGNVQVETQTATATGEYATYYEKRDELVLEGNPTLVKDNTKVSAGKIILFPKSDRAYLTDGLKVIPNGEKK; this is translated from the coding sequence ATGAAAAAACAAATTCTAATGCTGTTTTTTACTGTTTCTTTCCTACAAGCAAATCCATCGCCTATTCCTGTGTTATATGGATCAGAAGATTTATTAAAAAAAGAAAATCCCATCTTTATCGAGAATAAAAAAAAGGAAAATAAAGATAAAATTCCTGTCCTATGGGGAGGAAGTAGCCTGACCCAAGAAGAAAGAACCATCAATGGAATTCCAATGAAGGTATTTATTTTAGGTGGTGGTGCTTATATTATGCATAAAACCATCAAACTTAGTGCCCGAGAAATTGAAATCATTGGTGAAGATGCATTGATTGGGAATTTAAAGGGTCAAGTGGTTGTTGAGGACTTCCAAAACGGAGTCACTCTAACAGCGACAAAAGGAATTTATAATAAAATGGGTGGTACCGTGAGTTTGGAAAACCATCCAGTTCTTACCCAAAAAAAAGATGGCAAGGTAGTTAAAATCCAATGCCAATCCATCGTTCGGTATTTAGAAGAAGCAAAAACCACTTTAGCAGGTAAGGTTGTTGTGACATCTGACGAATTTCAGGTGTTTGGCGAAGATGCGGTATTTTCCGAAAAAGAAGATCGGATTGACCTTGCAGGGGAACCATTTTTGTTTTCCGAAAATCGTTTTTTAATTGGAAGAACACTTTCCTACTTTGTCAAAGAAGGAAGTATTCAATTGGATGGTGATGCAACCATCTATCAAGTATCATACGAAAATAAAAAAGATAAAGAAAAAGATACCACAACCAAAGAACGAGTAGTGACCCTATTTACAGGAAAAACATTAACTCACCAGAATAAGGGAAAAGATACAATTACCTCAATGAATGGGGATGCCTTTATGTATAAAAAAAGCTCTGAGTTTAAGGCTAATCTTTTAGAAAGTCGTCGTAACAATAAAGATATTAAGGCCACCGGAAATGTAAGTTATTTAGATCGTGAAAATGCTTATAGAATGGAAGGTGGGTTACTTTCGTATGATAAAGAAAAAGGTTATTCTTATTTAACGGAAAACCCTCGGATTGTGTTTTTGGATAAAAAGGAATTAAAGGAAAGAGGACAATTGACCTCTGTCTTTTTGGAACGGTTTGATGAGCGGTTTGAAACTGTAGCCAGGGGAAATGTCCAAGTGGAAACCCAAACAGCAACCGCTACCGGTGAATATGCAACTTATTATGAAAAACGAGACGAATTGGTTTTAGAGGGGAATCCGACCCTGGTAAAGGACAACACCAAAGTTTCTGCAGGAAAGATCATACTCTTTCCTAAATCGGACAGAGCCTACTTAACTGATGGACTTAAGGTTATACCGAATGGCGAAAAAAAGTAA
- the lptC gene encoding LPS export ABC transporter periplasmic protein LptC, which produces MMRRVLNLFFVLAMVHCKDKEYLRIEVEKESGSMVSMRNFSRTSYKESGELEWKLKGDESYIFPKDNKTIVYGFEFKQYEKGNVTSAMTGDRGEINHSTKTVVLSGKVRLKTNDGKFIESESLTYNLDEKTLSSEDDVLVYSDGTTIRGKGLRADKSLNKFTIIQPKAVTVGGSNPLKEKQ; this is translated from the coding sequence ATGATGCGAAGGGTCTTAAATCTATTCTTTGTTTTGGCAATGGTCCATTGTAAAGATAAAGAATACCTACGCATTGAAGTGGAAAAAGAATCTGGTTCCATGGTCTCCATGCGTAATTTCTCCCGAACATCTTACAAAGAATCAGGGGAATTGGAGTGGAAACTAAAAGGGGACGAATCTTACATATTTCCCAAAGATAACAAAACGATTGTATATGGTTTTGAATTCAAACAATATGAAAAAGGAAATGTGACTTCCGCAATGACAGGTGACCGTGGTGAGATCAATCACTCAACGAAAACGGTAGTTCTTAGCGGAAAAGTTAGGTTAAAAACAAATGATGGTAAATTCATCGAGTCAGAATCTTTAACATACAATTTGGATGAAAAGACCTTATCCTCGGAAGACGATGTTCTCGTGTATTCTGATGGAACCACAATTCGTGGGAAAGGGCTTCGTGCTGATAAAAGTTTGAACAAATTCACAATCATCCAACCAAAGGCCGTGACTGTGGGCGGTAGTAACCCCTTGAAGGAAAAACAATGA
- the kdsA gene encoding 3-deoxy-8-phosphooctulonate synthase has translation MYDLIEEREFFGKKIGGRNPFFLISGPCVMENKELLDRVCGEMKAICDDLGIVYIFKSSFDKANRSSINSYRGPGLEEGRKLLDFIKNKYNVPVLTDIHETIQVDPLKDTVDIFQIPAFLSRQTDLIAKAAETGKWVNVKKGQFMAPDDTRHIKTKIQESGSEKYMVTERGASFGYGNLVFDLRGIPMMHKHGIPIVFDGTHSAQLPGAAGNITGGLREFIPHMMRGAVSVGVEGLFMEVHPDPEKALSDATTQFPLAKAKGLLTQLLELDRLVKTKFLED, from the coding sequence ATGTACGATTTAATTGAAGAAAGAGAATTTTTCGGTAAAAAAATCGGGGGTCGTAATCCCTTTTTTCTCATTTCCGGACCTTGTGTTATGGAAAACAAAGAATTACTCGACAGAGTCTGCGGAGAGATGAAAGCTATTTGTGATGATTTAGGGATAGTTTATATCTTTAAGTCTTCCTTTGATAAAGCAAACCGCTCCTCTATCAATTCCTATCGTGGTCCTGGTTTGGAAGAAGGAAGGAAACTTCTAGATTTTATCAAAAATAAATACAATGTTCCTGTACTTACTGATATCCATGAAACTATCCAAGTGGATCCACTAAAAGACACAGTTGATATCTTCCAGATTCCTGCATTTCTTAGTCGCCAAACAGATCTGATTGCAAAAGCAGCGGAAACTGGCAAATGGGTGAATGTAAAAAAAGGCCAGTTTATGGCTCCAGATGACACTCGTCATATCAAAACAAAAATCCAAGAATCAGGATCGGAAAAATACATGGTAACCGAACGAGGCGCAAGCTTCGGATATGGAAACCTTGTTTTTGATCTTCGAGGCATTCCTATGATGCACAAACACGGAATTCCAATTGTATTTGATGGAACCCATTCTGCACAACTTCCCGGTGCAGCAGGGAATATCACGGGTGGACTTCGCGAGTTCATTCCTCATATGATGCGTGGTGCGGTTTCAGTTGGTGTAGAGGGACTTTTTATGGAAGTACATCCTGATCCAGAAAAGGCCCTTTCTGATGCTACAACACAATTCCCTTTAGCAAAGGCAAAAGGTCTTTTAACACAACTTTTAGAATTGGATCGTTTGGTAAAAACCAAATTTTTAGAGGATTAA